The window TGAAGGCCTTCAACGATGCTGGTCTCCCCTACCCTGCCTTGCTGGCGCCCACCATCGCCATCGTCGTGGCGGCTGTCGCTGCAAGCTGGTGCATTGGCTTCCTCACTCGACTCTTTGCCGTGGCCTTCATGCCAGTGGCCATCGGTGTCATTTTAAAGGCAGGACCTGCTTACACAGAGATCGGCTGGCTGTACCTGCTGATCGCCTTTACCCTGCTGCTCTATGGATCGGGAGCAGTCTCGATCGACAAGCTTTTCCGCCTGGGTGAAAGCTGGGGTCAGCCCAAAAAGAAAAAATGGTGAGCCCCGGCTTCCACCGCAACACACTTCCAGTTAGGCCGCAATCCCTCAGCCTGTGCCCTCGGGGTGACTGAGGGCCTTTCTGGCGGCAGACTGATTTTCCACCACCTTTATGCCAGCCTCACGTCCAGCCGCCAGCCCCCCAGTCACGGAGCGCGTGCTTTCCATTGACCCGGCCCTGCGCAACACCGGCTGGGCCATTTTGGAAAAGACAGGGCGGGATCTCAAAGCCATCGCTTACGGGGTGATCTCGAACAAACCAAAACTCCTGCACTCCGGCTGCCTTGTGGCCATTCGTGAGCAGTTGCAGGAGGTCATCCGCCAGCACAGCCCCACGGTCTGCGCCATCGAGGCCACCA is drawn from Prosthecobacter algae and contains these coding sequences:
- a CDS encoding TQO small subunit DoxD, translated to MIEHIGGNPAANQNPWSSLFKTIAILRIGAGVLLLTQHGWKAAEGAYQFLWEEQGWDWVKAFNDAGLPYPALLAPTIAIVVAAVAASWCIGFLTRLFAVAFMPVAIGVILKAGPAYTEIGWLYLLIAFTLLLYGSGAVSIDKLFRLGESWGQPKKKKW